The following are from one region of the Ruficoccus sp. ZRK36 genome:
- a CDS encoding peptide ABC transporter substrate-binding protein, whose amino-acid sequence MRFLLLILALTLLAGCGRHRTPVEKANEEGILLIGNGTDPKDLDPQITTGLPEFVVQTSLFEGLTTPNPKTSAPEPGVAESWTVNADSTVFTFHLRPEARWSNGDPVTAQDFAFSYERILSPAFAAEYAMLLFPIKNARAFNAGEVTDFSKVGVKALDTHTLELTLEGPTPHLPTVISHNAYFPVHPPTILKFGKMTDRHTRWTKPGNLVSNGPFQLEDWNLNERVLVKRNPYYWDADTVRLNGIAFLPITNQNTEERAFRSGQLHVTNSVPLSKRDAYRLADSPDLHMDPWLGTYYYLLNTARPPFDDPLVREAFNAAIDRQALVDTVTRGGETIAFSIVPPNMEPYQPPASPIREDVAHAQKLLAEAGYPGGKGFPTVELLYNTSETHRPIAEALQRMWYDNLGVEVDLVNQSWPVYLDRRKKGDYDIARAGWFGDFNDASTFLTMWTADSGLNHSGWASPEFDALIKQSEMTGDPTERLNILREAESVFLRDMPIIPLYYYNRIYLKRPEVKGWYPNLLDLHPFKYVYLETDTPAKSESGN is encoded by the coding sequence ATGCGGTTCCTGCTCCTCATACTCGCCCTCACGCTGCTTGCTGGCTGCGGTCGCCACCGTACGCCGGTGGAAAAAGCCAACGAGGAGGGCATCCTGCTCATCGGTAATGGCACCGACCCGAAGGACCTCGACCCGCAGATCACCACCGGGCTGCCCGAGTTTGTCGTGCAGACCTCGCTCTTTGAGGGGCTGACCACGCCCAACCCAAAGACCTCCGCCCCCGAGCCCGGCGTCGCCGAGAGCTGGACCGTCAACGCAGACAGCACGGTCTTCACCTTTCACCTGCGCCCCGAGGCCCGCTGGTCCAACGGCGACCCCGTCACCGCGCAGGACTTCGCCTTCTCCTACGAGCGCATCCTCAGCCCGGCCTTTGCCGCCGAGTACGCGATGCTGCTCTTCCCGATCAAAAACGCCCGCGCCTTTAACGCCGGGGAGGTCACGGACTTCTCAAAGGTCGGCGTCAAGGCACTCGATACGCACACCCTGGAGCTCACACTGGAGGGCCCGACGCCCCACCTGCCCACCGTTATCAGCCACAACGCCTACTTTCCGGTCCACCCGCCCACCATTTTAAAGTTCGGCAAGATGACCGACCGGCACACCCGCTGGACCAAGCCCGGCAACCTCGTCTCCAACGGCCCCTTCCAGCTCGAAGACTGGAACCTCAACGAGCGCGTCCTGGTCAAGCGCAACCCCTACTACTGGGACGCCGACACCGTGCGCCTCAACGGCATCGCCTTCCTGCCCATCACCAACCAGAACACCGAGGAGCGGGCCTTCCGCTCCGGGCAGCTCCACGTCACCAACTCCGTGCCCCTGAGCAAGCGCGACGCCTACCGGCTCGCGGACTCGCCCGACCTGCACATGGACCCCTGGCTGGGCACCTACTACTACCTGCTCAACACCGCACGCCCCCCCTTTGACGACCCGCTCGTGCGCGAGGCCTTCAACGCCGCCATCGACCGGCAGGCGCTGGTGGACACCGTCACCCGCGGCGGAGAGACCATAGCCTTCTCCATTGTCCCCCCCAACATGGAGCCCTACCAGCCCCCCGCCAGCCCGATAAGGGAAGACGTGGCGCACGCGCAAAAGCTCCTCGCCGAGGCGGGCTACCCCGGCGGCAAGGGCTTCCCCACGGTCGAGCTCCTTTACAATACCTCCGAGACACACCGCCCCATCGCCGAAGCCCTCCAGCGCATGTGGTACGACAACCTCGGGGTCGAGGTCGATCTGGTCAACCAGTCCTGGCCCGTCTACCTCGACCGCCGCAAAAAGGGCGACTACGACATCGCACGGGCCGGGTGGTTCGGCGACTTCAATGACGCCAGCACCTTTCTGACCATGTGGACCGCCGACTCCGGCCTCAACCACTCCGGCTGGGCCAGCCCGGAGTTTGACGCGCTGATCAAGCAGTCCGAGATGACCGGCGACCCCACCGAGCGCTTAAACATCCTCCGCGAGGCCGAGTCGGTCTTTCTGCGCGACATGCCGATCATCCCGCTGTACTACTACAACCGCATCTACCTCAAGCGCCCCGAGGTCAAAGGCTGGTACCCGAACCTGCTCGACCTGCACCCCTTCAAGTATGTGTATCTGGAAACGGATACACCGGCCAAGAGCGAATCCGGCAACTAA
- a CDS encoding ABC transporter permease yields the protein MKNFGEKAAPVAGRSLGADAWRRLCANRMAMGGLAFTVLVTLACIVGPWLLPHAPETQDLALGASGPSATHWLGTDTLGRDLLARILSGGRVSLMVGAVATTVALVIGVSYGIVSGYAGGRTDRLMMRFVEIIYSMPFTVFVIILMVVFGRHLWLIFVAIGAVEWLTMARIVRGQVLALREQAFVQASRSLGQGPLKIMTRHLLPNLLGVIIVYATLTVPGVMLLEAFISFLGLGVQPPDTSWGDLIRAGAESMEEYPWLLIYPSLFFSATLFSLNFLGDGLRDALDPRA from the coding sequence GTGAAGAACTTCGGGGAAAAAGCCGCGCCGGTGGCCGGACGCTCGCTGGGCGCCGATGCCTGGCGCCGCCTCTGCGCCAACCGCATGGCCATGGGCGGGCTGGCCTTTACCGTGCTGGTCACGCTGGCCTGCATCGTCGGCCCGTGGCTGCTGCCGCACGCTCCCGAGACGCAGGACCTCGCCCTCGGTGCCAGCGGTCCAAGCGCCACGCACTGGCTGGGCACGGACACCCTCGGGCGCGATCTGCTGGCGCGCATCCTCAGCGGCGGGCGCGTCTCGCTGATGGTGGGAGCCGTCGCCACGACAGTGGCCCTCGTCATTGGAGTCAGCTACGGGATCGTCTCCGGCTACGCCGGAGGCCGCACCGATCGCCTCATGATGCGCTTTGTCGAGATCATCTACTCGATGCCCTTCACGGTCTTCGTCATCATCCTGATGGTGGTCTTCGGGCGGCACCTGTGGCTGATATTCGTCGCCATCGGGGCGGTCGAGTGGCTGACCATGGCCCGCATCGTGCGCGGCCAGGTCCTCGCCCTGCGCGAGCAGGCCTTTGTCCAGGCCTCGCGCAGCCTCGGGCAGGGTCCCTTAAAGATCATGACCCGCCACCTGCTGCCCAACCTGCTGGGCGTGATCATCGTCTACGCCACCCTGACCGTGCCCGGTGTCATGCTGCTGGAGGCCTTTATCAGCTTTCTCGGGCTGGGCGTGCAGCCGCCGGACACCAGCTGGGGCGACCTCATCCGCGCCGGAGCCGAGAGCATGGAGGAGTACCCCTGGCTGCTCATCTATCCCAGCCTGTTTTTCTCCGCCACCCTCTTCTCGCTCAACTTCCTCGGGGACGGCCTGCGCGACGCCCTTGACCCCAGGGCTTAG
- a CDS encoding ABC transporter permease → MLTFVLRRFLEAILVLWLIVTATFFMVRLVPGGPFDGEKDIPEVTRQQLEAYYGLDKPLPVQYLNYLGNLVQGDLGTTFKYQGWTVNEIIARKLPVSFELGALAMGIALVIGIGAGVLAAWRPGTTTDTAPMSLAMLGICLPTFVLGPLLILVFGLKLHLVNVMGWNLPQDRILPALTLGLFYAAYVARLTRASMLEIRREDYMRTARAKGLPEARVYLLHGLRNGLSPVVSYLGPALAGLISGSFVVETIFNIPGLGRFFVQAALDNDYTMVLGCVLFYAALIIVFNLISDILLVWLNPRRKLS, encoded by the coding sequence ATGCTAACCTTTGTCCTTAGACGTTTCCTCGAAGCCATTCTGGTGCTCTGGCTCATCGTGACGGCGACGTTCTTCATGGTGCGACTGGTGCCGGGTGGGCCGTTTGATGGCGAGAAGGACATCCCCGAGGTCACCCGCCAGCAGCTGGAGGCCTACTACGGCCTCGATAAACCGCTGCCCGTGCAGTACCTCAACTATCTCGGTAACCTCGTGCAGGGAGACCTCGGCACCACCTTTAAATATCAGGGCTGGACGGTGAACGAAATCATCGCCCGCAAGCTGCCCGTCTCCTTTGAGCTGGGGGCGCTCGCCATGGGCATCGCGCTGGTCATCGGCATCGGCGCCGGTGTACTGGCCGCCTGGCGGCCCGGTACCACAACGGACACCGCCCCCATGTCGCTGGCCATGCTCGGTATCTGCCTGCCCACGTTTGTGCTGGGGCCGCTGCTCATCCTTGTATTCGGATTAAAACTACACCTCGTCAATGTCATGGGCTGGAACCTGCCGCAGGACCGCATCCTGCCTGCGCTGACGCTGGGCCTGTTCTATGCCGCCTATGTGGCCCGCCTCACCCGTGCCAGCATGCTGGAGATTCGCCGTGAGGACTACATGCGCACGGCCCGCGCCAAAGGGCTGCCCGAGGCGCGCGTGTACCTGCTGCACGGCCTGCGCAACGGCCTCTCCCCCGTCGTCTCCTATCTCGGCCCCGCCCTGGCCGGGCTGATCAGCGGCTCCTTTGTGGTGGAGACTATCTTTAACATCCCCGGACTGGGCCGGTTTTTCGTGCAGGCCGCCCTCGACAACGACTACACCATGGTCCTCGGCTGCGTGCTCTTTTACGCCGCTCTCATCATCGTCTTTAACCTGATCTCGGACATCCTGCTGGTTTGGCTCAACCCCCGGAGGAAGCTCTCGTGA
- a CDS encoding transglutaminase family protein, with translation MIQVEIEHTTRYRYDKPVSFGPHQLFLYPRENQVVRAQDFKLETYPAAPTRWVRDCFENVVARTDFGIHVSELLEFSALIQVRLRIENPFDFILDPHAMAYPMRYQPKEETALGAYLQEGVSAGANRVLDWFYHAVSNPMRSDNIVSFLSEINTAIFKDITYQRRDEMGIQTPDETLETRSGSCRDMAVLMIALVRQLGLAARFVSGYLYDPPPKEGEEDHSFNRARGSMHAWVEIYLPGAGWKGFDPTNGILANHYFIPTAVSSDPYWVNPIQGRYYHDEAVESHMEVELNIREIT, from the coding sequence ATGATCCAGGTCGAAATCGAACACACCACCCGCTACCGGTACGACAAGCCGGTCAGCTTCGGCCCTCATCAGTTGTTCCTGTATCCGCGTGAAAACCAGGTTGTCCGCGCGCAGGACTTCAAGCTGGAGACCTATCCGGCCGCTCCCACCCGCTGGGTGCGCGACTGCTTCGAAAACGTGGTCGCGCGTACGGACTTCGGAATTCACGTCTCCGAGCTGCTGGAGTTCAGCGCCCTGATTCAGGTACGGCTGCGCATCGAGAACCCCTTTGACTTCATCCTCGACCCCCACGCCATGGCCTACCCCATGCGCTACCAGCCCAAAGAGGAGACAGCCCTCGGGGCCTACCTGCAGGAAGGTGTCAGTGCCGGAGCCAACCGCGTGCTCGACTGGTTCTACCACGCCGTCAGCAACCCCATGCGCTCGGACAACATCGTTTCCTTTCTTTCCGAGATCAACACGGCCATCTTTAAGGACATCACCTACCAGCGCCGGGATGAAATGGGCATCCAGACGCCGGACGAGACGCTGGAAACCCGCTCCGGCTCGTGCCGGGACATGGCCGTGCTCATGATCGCCCTCGTCCGCCAGCTCGGCCTGGCCGCCCGATTCGTGAGCGGCTATCTCTACGATCCGCCCCCCAAGGAGGGTGAGGAAGACCACTCCTTTAACCGTGCCCGCGGCTCCATGCATGCCTGGGTCGAGATCTACCTGCCCGGCGCGGGCTGGAAGGGCTTTGATCCGACCAACGGCATTCTCGCCAACCATTATTTCATCCCCACCGCCGTCTCCAGCGACCCCTACTGGGTCAACCCGATCCAGGGCCGCTACTATCATGACGAGGCGGTGGAATCTCACATGGAGGTAGAACTCAACATCCGGGAAATCACATGA
- a CDS encoding transglutaminase family protein: MKNTPQTLAAALEAFFTARDIHLTMGGEPTFVPLQPEAAEWNTAAMGEEKLGYARRFTGELLKQAYPGGLAMQVFGKHYPGEPLPRWNMLTLHPKKGPALWPSPERLLLDDVEGHNEPEAARDLVKALAAELKLSDFALPCAEQGERKTAAWVLPLDHEDGKWISATWPFTTRQPVKLIPGDSPAGLRLPLSELSEDTLKRALTVEARHGALEVFFPPLEWKPFRELAGMIFSIVEKQDLHELVFCGYAPSGCGPTVEKFSLAADPGVLEANLPPCPDWETYQRCLDQMYDTAESTGLRAVKYHLNGSVQATGGGSHLCFGGPDEKRNPFHRDPALLASILRYWQHHPALGYFFTGQYVGTGCQAPRIDESGTHAAYELELACEALESSQPDPEQIDRLLRNLLTDSSGNTHRAEICVDKYHNYAAPNGKTGIIELRAFEVFPTAEMLGLAGLFIRTLIARLVVEPFREPMHRFGPELHDKYFLPAALWADLGAICRDLKKHGFDFKLEWLRPLLDFRFPLRGELDLGKDATLTVRQALEAWPLMAEENIGGPTVRMVDNSTDRLELSLSDKSLLETHALLCNGVEIPWQRIGGQSVCGLRYKCASGWPALHPHVPIQAPLLFQWINRKTRRIAKAAHYYYWNPHGPVYHGRPKDAEEATKRSTERWRILPPTDEKADTREARSFPEMRFTLDLRRHAH, translated from the coding sequence ATGAAAAACACGCCGCAGACTCTCGCCGCCGCCCTCGAAGCTTTTTTCACTGCCCGCGACATTCACCTGACCATGGGCGGCGAGCCCACCTTCGTGCCCCTCCAGCCGGAGGCAGCCGAGTGGAACACTGCGGCGATGGGCGAGGAAAAACTCGGCTATGCCCGACGCTTTACCGGCGAGCTGCTCAAGCAGGCCTATCCCGGTGGCCTCGCCATGCAGGTCTTTGGCAAGCACTACCCCGGCGAACCTCTGCCGCGGTGGAACATGCTCACCCTCCACCCCAAAAAAGGCCCCGCTCTGTGGCCCTCACCCGAGCGCCTGCTACTGGACGATGTAGAAGGGCACAACGAGCCTGAGGCTGCCCGCGATCTCGTCAAAGCCCTTGCCGCCGAGCTCAAGCTCTCCGACTTTGCCCTGCCCTGCGCCGAACAGGGCGAGCGCAAAACCGCCGCATGGGTGCTCCCCCTCGACCATGAGGACGGCAAATGGATTTCCGCCACCTGGCCCTTCACGACACGCCAGCCGGTCAAGCTCATCCCGGGGGACAGCCCCGCAGGCTTGCGCCTCCCGCTTTCCGAGCTGTCCGAAGATACCCTGAAGCGTGCCCTCACGGTTGAAGCACGCCACGGCGCCCTGGAGGTGTTCTTCCCGCCGCTGGAGTGGAAGCCTTTCCGCGAGCTGGCCGGGATGATTTTTTCCATCGTGGAGAAGCAGGACCTGCACGAGCTGGTCTTCTGTGGCTATGCCCCCTCCGGCTGCGGCCCGACCGTGGAGAAGTTTTCCCTCGCCGCCGACCCCGGCGTACTTGAGGCTAATCTCCCCCCCTGCCCGGACTGGGAGACGTACCAGCGCTGTCTGGACCAGATGTATGACACCGCCGAGTCCACTGGACTGCGCGCGGTCAAGTACCACCTCAACGGCTCTGTCCAGGCCACCGGCGGCGGCTCGCACCTGTGCTTTGGCGGTCCCGACGAGAAGCGCAACCCCTTCCACCGCGACCCGGCCCTGCTGGCCTCCATCCTGCGCTACTGGCAGCACCACCCCGCTCTCGGGTACTTTTTTACCGGGCAGTACGTCGGCACCGGCTGTCAGGCCCCCCGCATCGACGAGAGCGGCACCCATGCCGCCTACGAGCTGGAGCTCGCCTGCGAGGCACTGGAATCCTCCCAGCCCGACCCCGAGCAGATCGACCGGCTCCTGCGCAACCTCCTGACCGACTCCAGCGGGAACACCCACCGCGCGGAAATCTGCGTGGACAAGTACCATAACTACGCCGCCCCCAACGGCAAGACCGGCATCATCGAGCTACGCGCCTTCGAGGTCTTCCCCACCGCCGAGATGCTTGGGCTGGCCGGGCTCTTTATCCGCACCCTTATCGCCCGCCTCGTAGTAGAGCCTTTCCGGGAACCGATGCACCGCTTTGGCCCCGAGCTGCACGACAAGTACTTCCTCCCCGCCGCCCTGTGGGCCGATCTGGGAGCGATCTGCCGCGACCTTAAAAAGCACGGCTTCGACTTCAAGCTGGAGTGGCTGCGCCCGCTGCTGGACTTCCGCTTCCCGCTGCGCGGCGAGCTCGATCTGGGCAAGGACGCGACACTGACCGTCCGGCAGGCCCTGGAGGCCTGGCCGCTCATGGCCGAGGAAAACATCGGCGGGCCCACCGTGCGCATGGTGGACAACTCCACCGACCGGCTGGAGCTTTCGCTCTCCGACAAGTCCCTGCTCGAAACTCACGCCCTGCTCTGCAACGGCGTAGAAATCCCCTGGCAGCGTATCGGTGGTCAATCCGTCTGCGGCCTGCGCTACAAGTGCGCCAGCGGCTGGCCCGCCCTGCACCCGCATGTGCCCATCCAGGCGCCGCTGCTTTTCCAGTGGATCAACCGGAAAACCCGCCGCATCGCCAAAGCCGCCCACTACTACTACTGGAATCCACACGGCCCCGTCTACCACGGCCGCCCCAAAGATGCCGAGGAGGCCACCAAGCGCTCGACCGAGCGCTGGCGCATCCTGCCCCCGACCGACGAAAAGGCTGACACCCGCGAGGCCCGGAGTTTCCCGGAAATGCGTTTTACCCTCGATTTGCGGCGGCACGCGCATTGA
- a CDS encoding acyl-ACP thioesterase domain-containing protein: MSSKVGSFPFHIQSYMCDFQGRAPMPLLGGMILHAASRHAHERGFGYEHISRDGVAWVLTKMAIEWLEPPHRDQSLTIETWVEAVARFYTQRCFRFLGEQGQPIGYARSVWVALNMETRRPVNIPSWRPDIADYVCEETECPIARMKKIPAGTPDGVSARDYTVGYSDIDINGHLNSVKYIEHSLDVFDLSEYREKAIRRFEITYLAEGYFGDALRLTRHDLSEDETVVETLRGSEAICRCRLVWG; encoded by the coding sequence ATGTCATCCAAAGTCGGTTCCTTCCCCTTTCACATCCAGTCCTACATGTGCGATTTTCAGGGGCGGGCTCCGATGCCGCTGCTGGGCGGGATGATCCTGCATGCAGCCAGCCGCCACGCGCACGAGCGCGGGTTCGGGTACGAGCATATTTCACGCGACGGCGTCGCCTGGGTACTGACAAAGATGGCGATCGAGTGGCTGGAGCCGCCGCACCGGGATCAGTCGCTGACGATTGAAACCTGGGTGGAGGCGGTGGCCCGCTTTTACACGCAGCGCTGCTTCCGCTTTCTGGGTGAGCAGGGGCAGCCCATCGGCTACGCCCGCAGCGTGTGGGTCGCCCTCAATATGGAGACCCGCCGGCCGGTCAACATCCCGTCCTGGCGTCCGGACATCGCGGACTATGTCTGCGAAGAGACCGAGTGCCCGATTGCGCGCATGAAAAAGATCCCGGCTGGCACACCTGATGGTGTATCCGCGCGCGATTACACGGTGGGCTACAGCGACATCGATATCAACGGCCACCTCAACAGCGTGAAGTACATCGAGCATAGCCTCGATGTGTTCGACCTGTCTGAGTACCGGGAGAAAGCCATCCGGCGTTTTGAAATTACCTATCTGGCCGAGGGTTACTTCGGGGACGCGCTGCGCCTGACGCGTCACGATCTCTCCGAGGACGAGACCGTGGTCGAAACCCTCCGCGGCTCCGAAGCCATCTGCCGCTGCCGCCTTGTGTGGGGGTAG
- a CDS encoding transglutaminase family protein has translation MRFKVTHTTRYRYKTPASESYAELRVWPQNGPTQKILSHKLEITPAVPVDHYTDYFGNKVEYFSIPFRHNELSVDAVGEVETHEGPDLSRVLETRVGDARQILASQAINTFDFIQNTELVPYYRIKDEVDRPNFRDAETIGEAIHGLNTWIYENFAYSPGSTDIGTPLPTVLETRQGVCQDFAHLMLAILRMQGIPARYVSGYIEPYDPTKPGAEMTGAAASHAWVEVYLPGGHWYGLDPTNNQAAGLRHVRVASGRDYNDVAPMRGAYKGAQDQRLQVIVTLKRRRPRKTVSSRS, from the coding sequence ATGCGCTTCAAGGTCACCCATACCACCCGCTACCGGTACAAGACTCCCGCCTCGGAGTCTTACGCGGAGCTGCGCGTGTGGCCCCAAAACGGGCCGACGCAGAAAATACTCAGCCATAAGCTGGAGATCACCCCCGCTGTACCGGTGGACCACTACACCGATTACTTTGGTAACAAGGTCGAGTACTTCTCCATCCCTTTCCGGCACAACGAGCTCTCCGTCGACGCCGTAGGCGAGGTCGAAACCCATGAAGGGCCTGATCTGTCCCGCGTTCTGGAGACACGCGTCGGGGATGCCCGTCAGATCCTGGCCAGCCAGGCCATCAACACTTTTGACTTCATCCAGAACACCGAGCTCGTCCCCTACTACCGCATCAAGGACGAAGTGGACCGCCCGAACTTCCGCGATGCCGAAACCATCGGCGAGGCCATCCACGGGCTTAACACCTGGATCTACGAGAACTTCGCCTACTCGCCCGGCAGCACCGACATCGGCACCCCCCTGCCCACCGTGCTCGAGACCCGCCAGGGCGTCTGCCAGGACTTCGCTCATTTGATGCTGGCCATCCTGCGCATGCAGGGCATCCCGGCCCGCTACGTCAGCGGCTACATCGAGCCCTACGACCCGACCAAGCCCGGGGCCGAGATGACCGGGGCTGCCGCCAGCCATGCCTGGGTCGAGGTGTACCTGCCCGGCGGGCACTGGTACGGGCTCGACCCGACGAACAATCAGGCCGCCGGTCTGCGGCACGTACGCGTGGCCTCCGGGCGCGACTACAACGACGTAGCCCCGATGCGTGGTGCCTACAAAGGCGCTCAGGACCAGCGCCTGCAGGTTATTGTCACTCTTAAACGCCGCCGTCCCCGTAAAACCGTTTCTTCCCGATCATGA
- a CDS encoding circularly permuted type 2 ATP-grasp protein, with protein MTAARKKRKYAHFKAANSPRDELIHPAAGEASAYAPVLDIVESLSPAELRERQERLERSARDVGIHFGVVEDGKPREADWRLDVLPRIIARGEWEMLREGILQRARAFDAFIRDMHNEQDILRQRVLPHGLPLGDPAFQRPLTTIDVPGGQYCHIGAFDLVRGEDGQWRVLENHMATSFGMSLAMQNRRMLAQAFPELFQSMDISPVAPFITQFSENLRAASGQSNPHIVLLTRGETNQAYFDESFLARQLGIAMVRPADLLIREGRVFLKTIRGLEQVDVIYRRLASAAIDPIAFAESGIPGIPGIVNCVRNGTVRFVNALGCGVADNRSLLRHSRQLIGFYLKEHAILDSVPTYNCADRDQFDYILSNKDDMVLKPIQDSYTLFRYFGGKQLPEKRSRLLRLARKWPHLFVAQPYLHPSQLPCYGPDGFKSHSVYLRVFFQLGEKPSVLPGGLTRQSWGMHRDNPLTIMSEGMKDTWVPAQPFEYASTPDRVTLNPDEYSISSRLAEGLYWTGRYLERMQNTARQLNILETLRWDQLGRAAQRSYWPLWKAVAAANGQSQWSKRKSPPKDTLAMTRALVLKADEPSSIISSATAAFLGAQHIRDSISPEVWQVLSEFYWFLQEAARTPKASRTRLREICQRIVDDAARLAGTADRTMLHDDSWQFFRIGSFIERAQGTATVLCEVLSWVAANRAEGNTDEADLTSLLRLLTSLDAYRREFRSRAYLERVVNLLLQNACNPSSVSHCLRQLRYAVSTLSISDATNAPTALDESVNKLIAKVEGLPLQSLMPSSVQELDSGLLESAAGPRPEMKFILESLTRELELLHDRFEDTFFSHQTEFYPDRQLPLDWQPDE; from the coding sequence ATGACTGCTGCCCGCAAGAAACGCAAGTACGCTCACTTCAAGGCCGCCAACAGCCCGCGCGATGAACTCATCCATCCCGCCGCTGGCGAGGCCTCGGCCTATGCGCCTGTCCTGGACATTGTAGAATCACTCAGCCCCGCCGAGCTGCGTGAACGTCAGGAGCGCCTGGAGCGCTCGGCCCGCGACGTGGGCATCCACTTCGGGGTCGTCGAGGACGGTAAGCCCCGCGAAGCCGATTGGCGGCTCGATGTGCTGCCACGCATCATCGCCCGTGGCGAGTGGGAGATGCTGCGTGAAGGCATCCTCCAGCGCGCCCGCGCCTTTGACGCCTTTATCCGGGACATGCACAACGAGCAGGACATCCTGCGGCAGCGCGTGCTCCCACACGGACTCCCTCTGGGGGACCCGGCCTTTCAGCGCCCCTTGACCACCATCGATGTGCCCGGCGGCCAGTACTGCCACATCGGAGCCTTTGACCTCGTGCGCGGGGAGGATGGCCAGTGGCGCGTACTGGAGAACCACATGGCGACCTCCTTCGGGATGTCGCTGGCCATGCAAAATCGCCGCATGCTCGCGCAGGCCTTTCCGGAGCTGTTCCAGTCCATGGACATCAGCCCGGTGGCCCCCTTCATCACCCAGTTTTCCGAAAACCTCCGCGCCGCCTCTGGCCAGTCAAACCCGCACATCGTCCTGTTGACCCGGGGTGAGACGAACCAGGCGTACTTCGATGAGAGCTTTCTGGCCCGCCAACTCGGTATCGCCATGGTCCGCCCGGCGGACCTGCTCATCCGCGAGGGCCGTGTATTCCTGAAGACCATCCGCGGGCTGGAGCAGGTGGACGTCATCTACCGGCGGCTGGCCAGCGCTGCCATCGACCCGATCGCCTTCGCCGAGTCGGGCATCCCCGGCATCCCCGGCATCGTCAACTGCGTGCGCAACGGCACGGTACGCTTCGTCAACGCCCTGGGCTGCGGCGTGGCCGACAACCGCTCGCTGCTGCGGCATTCGCGTCAGCTCATCGGCTTTTACCTCAAAGAGCACGCCATCCTCGACTCGGTCCCGACCTACAACTGCGCCGACCGCGACCAGTTCGACTACATCCTCTCGAATAAGGATGACATGGTCCTCAAGCCGATCCAGGACTCCTACACCCTGTTCCGCTACTTCGGGGGCAAACAGCTGCCCGAGAAACGCAGCCGCCTGCTGCGTCTGGCCCGCAAGTGGCCGCACCTGTTCGTCGCCCAGCCTTATCTGCACCCTTCGCAGCTACCCTGCTACGGGCCGGACGGGTTCAAGTCGCACAGCGTGTACCTGCGAGTCTTTTTCCAGCTCGGAGAGAAACCCTCCGTGCTGCCCGGCGGGCTCACCCGCCAGAGCTGGGGCATGCACCGAGACAACCCGCTGACCATCATGTCCGAGGGCATGAAGGACACCTGGGTCCCCGCTCAGCCCTTTGAGTACGCCTCCACCCCGGACCGCGTCACACTCAACCCCGACGAGTACTCCATCAGCTCCCGTCTGGCCGAGGGCCTTTACTGGACTGGCCGCTATCTGGAGCGCATGCAGAACACCGCCCGCCAGCTCAACATCCTGGAGACCCTGCGCTGGGATCAGCTCGGCCGCGCCGCCCAGCGCAGCTACTGGCCACTGTGGAAAGCCGTGGCCGCCGCCAACGGCCAGAGCCAATGGTCCAAGCGCAAGAGCCCGCCCAAGGATACACTCGCCATGACGCGGGCTCTGGTCCTCAAGGCCGACGAGCCCTCGTCCATTATTTCCAGTGCCACCGCCGCCTTCCTCGGAGCCCAGCACATCCGCGACTCGATCAGCCCGGAGGTCTGGCAGGTATTGAGCGAGTTTTACTGGTTCCTGCAAGAGGCCGCGCGTACGCCCAAGGCTTCCCGCACCCGCCTGCGCGAAATCTGCCAACGCATCGTGGACGATGCGGCCCGCCTGGCCGGGACCGCCGACCGCACCATGCTTCATGACGACTCCTGGCAGTTCTTCCGGATTGGTTCCTTCATCGAGCGGGCTCAGGGCACCGCCACTGTGCTGTGCGAAGTGCTCTCCTGGGTCGCCGCCAACCGCGCCGAGGGTAACACCGACGAGGCCGACCTGACCTCCCTGCTGCGCCTGCTCACTTCTCTCGATGCCTACCGGCGTGAGTTCCGCTCCCGCGCCTACCTGGAGCGCGTGGTGAACCTCCTGCTGCAAAACGCCTGCAACCCCAGCTCGGTCAGCCACTGTCTACGCCAGCTGCGCTACGCGGTGAGCACCCTCTCCATCTCGGATGCCACCAATGCCCCCACCGCGCTGGATGAGTCGGTTAATAAACTCATCGCCAAGGTCGAGGGCCTGCCCCTGCAGAGCTTGATGCCCTCCTCCGTCCAGGAGCTGGACTCTGGACTGCTCGAATCCGCTGCCGGACCGCGCCCGGAAATGAAATTTATCCTCGAATCTCTCACTCGGGAACTAGAATTGCTGCATGACCGCTTCGAAGACACGTTCTTCAGCCATCAGACTGAGTTCTATCCCGATCGCCAGCTCCCGCTGGACTGGCAACCCGACGAGTAA